From Anopheles coluzzii chromosome 3, AcolN3, whole genome shotgun sequence, the proteins below share one genomic window:
- the LOC120959574 gene encoding serine/arginine repetitive matrix protein 2-like produces the protein MMPYILSILHNSGTPQDVISICEKLPQFSTSSEIPEGDLKSPTEEALEEALRMGLIRRNARNKTYTLANKWFLPETQSFQLELQEIVRNMPQTLAAALDPANQDVPTSSNHPMDCMGPGMTQRRSPAQIRAIAIYRRMREQREREEREAAARSRKRRNSRSRSRSRSGARRTRRASTSTSRARPPSKRRSSSRSRSRSTARNRSTSRSRRR, from the exons ATGATGCCGTATATTTTGAGTATTTTGCACAACTCTGGGACCCCTC AGGATGTCATTAGCATATGTGAAAAGCTGCCACAGTTCAGTACCAGCTCAGAGATACCGGAGGGCGATCTCAAGTCCCCCACCGAAGAAGCACTCGAAGAGGCCTTAAGAATGGGCCTTATCCGGCGGAAtgcaagaaacaaaacatacacactagcgaACAAGTGGTTCTTGCCAGAAACGCAATCATTCCAACTGGAACTGCAAGAAATTGTCCGAAACATGCCGCAAACACTTGCCGCAGCTCTCGATCCCGCTAACCAGGATGTGCCTACCTCATCGAACCACCCAATGGACTGTATGGGACCGGGCATGACGCAACGGCGCAGTCCCGCTCAAATACGTGCCATCGCTATCTACCGCAGAATGCGTGAACAGCGCGAACGGGAAGAACGCGAAGCTGCGGCACGTTCCAGAAAACGGCGCAACTCTCGATCTCGGTCACGGTCAAGATCAGGGGCGCGCCGTACACGCCGTGCGTCTACTAGTACGAGCAGAGCGCGTCCCCCATCAAAGCGACGATCCTCGTCACGTTCACGATCACGCTCGACGGCAAGAAATCGCAGCACGAGTCGATCTCGACGACGTTAA